From Paludisphaera rhizosphaerae, the proteins below share one genomic window:
- a CDS encoding NlpC/P60 family protein, which translates to MDSMQPQLPRRAMLAASLSVVAAPAVARVQEASERNFLAPSGYGVEFRHTVPELIGDLLRTERGDPKMEAVVPHHEWYSEHARRSFGSWGPSPRRYPPPAIAEGKSVEWRRERVIAAALRFVGYAYQHHHIPDWDPPADWPWKSTCAGRNGKGFDCSNFTSFVYNQAFGVHMNSDVERQSELREAELNDERRAVRMERITLPEDHEARLETLRTGDLLYILGKPGGKVTHVVLWIGSIGRSGSGLPLILDSHGSGVEDDQGRPIPCGVQLRPFRPRSWYDRCASHAHRIFEDREERVGVRR; encoded by the coding sequence ATGGACTCGATGCAGCCCCAACTCCCCCGTCGGGCGATGCTCGCCGCGTCGCTGTCCGTCGTCGCCGCGCCGGCCGTAGCTCGCGTGCAGGAGGCTTCGGAGCGAAACTTCCTAGCGCCTTCGGGTTACGGCGTCGAGTTCCGTCACACGGTCCCCGAGCTGATCGGCGACCTGCTCCGCACCGAACGCGGCGACCCGAAGATGGAGGCGGTGGTCCCTCATCACGAGTGGTACTCGGAGCACGCCCGACGATCGTTCGGCTCGTGGGGCCCTTCGCCGCGCCGATATCCGCCGCCGGCGATCGCGGAAGGAAAGTCAGTCGAGTGGCGTCGCGAGCGGGTGATCGCCGCGGCGCTGCGGTTCGTGGGCTACGCTTATCAGCACCATCACATCCCCGACTGGGATCCCCCGGCCGACTGGCCCTGGAAGTCGACCTGCGCCGGGCGCAACGGCAAGGGTTTCGATTGCAGCAACTTCACTAGCTTCGTCTACAACCAGGCGTTCGGCGTCCACATGAACAGCGACGTTGAACGTCAATCCGAGCTGCGTGAAGCCGAGTTGAACGACGAGCGCCGGGCCGTCCGCATGGAGCGAATCACGCTCCCCGAAGACCATGAGGCGCGTCTCGAAACGCTGCGGACGGGCGACCTGCTTTACATCCTGGGAAAACCGGGAGGGAAGGTGACGCACGTCGTCCTCTGGATCGGCTCGATCGGCCGATCGGGGTCGGGCCTGCCGCTGATCCTGGACAGCCACGGCAGCGGCGTGGAGGACGACCAGGGCCGCCCGATCCCCTGCGGCGTACAGCTCCGGCCGTTCCGTCCTCGTTCGTGGTACGACCGTTGCGCCAGCCACGCGCACCGGATCTTTGAGGACCGCGAGGAACGCGTGGGGGTGCGACGCTGA
- a CDS encoding SpoIIE family protein phosphatase has translation MFSDYVGASLELLRDGRTERIVEVRGTDLHIGRHPQVGVVLDHPRVSLYHARIERRFDGSYRVVDLMSKNSTFVDGVKLKPFEPTPVREGSRIKIVDYELIFHEPAARVGGPGEVARSTVLGTLDDLSSTGLVQRSAHPADALRGVLEVVRALGGAFDLDERLSHALGGLLAALPRAERGFVATAEPDGTFPLRAFRKVRGPVGRPPLLSRTIVEEVLRKGRALLIKDVFVDERFKDRESLSATIRTAVCAPLLGRDGSPIGMVQLDGASPNARFREEDLDLLAALAVPIAAAVENDRLLHEQASWAAAAEIQRALLPRSRPEIPGYTFWEFYRTAQDVGGDLYDYVRVEDPDASPEAPSRWCVSLGDVAGHGMPAAILMAGACPEVRLLARAGFPPDEVLPYVNKSCCDSGVANRFITMLMAEVDPATHRLTLASAGHPAPLVRRADGRIEALECPGSGPPLGVDRNASYSPSLYDLAPGEVVVLYSDGLVDAVDESGGALGAERLRNTLARTTGGAEEVGEAILRTLGRHLKDRPPLDDVTIVCFGRHAEEP, from the coding sequence ATGTTCTCTGATTACGTCGGCGCCTCGCTGGAATTGCTGCGGGACGGCCGGACGGAGCGGATCGTCGAAGTGCGCGGCACCGACCTGCACATCGGCCGACATCCCCAGGTGGGCGTGGTTCTGGATCATCCCAGGGTCTCGCTTTACCACGCGCGGATTGAACGTCGGTTCGACGGGTCCTATCGCGTCGTCGACCTGATGAGCAAGAATTCCACGTTCGTCGACGGCGTGAAGCTGAAGCCGTTCGAGCCTACTCCGGTGCGCGAGGGCTCACGCATCAAGATCGTCGACTATGAGCTGATCTTCCACGAGCCGGCGGCGCGGGTGGGAGGGCCCGGAGAGGTGGCGCGGTCGACCGTCCTGGGGACGCTCGACGACCTGAGCTCGACGGGACTCGTCCAGCGCTCCGCCCACCCGGCCGATGCGCTTCGGGGGGTGCTTGAGGTCGTCCGAGCCCTGGGAGGGGCCTTCGACCTGGACGAACGCCTCTCCCACGCCCTGGGGGGGCTGCTGGCCGCCCTGCCTCGGGCGGAACGCGGATTCGTGGCGACGGCCGAGCCCGACGGTACGTTCCCGCTGCGGGCGTTCCGCAAGGTCAGGGGGCCCGTGGGTCGGCCCCCGCTGCTGAGCCGGACGATCGTCGAAGAGGTGCTCCGCAAGGGGCGAGCCTTGCTCATCAAGGACGTTTTCGTCGACGAACGCTTCAAGGATCGCGAGAGCCTTTCGGCGACCATCCGCACGGCTGTCTGCGCTCCCTTGCTGGGTCGCGATGGTTCGCCGATCGGCATGGTTCAACTCGACGGCGCCTCGCCCAACGCACGGTTCCGCGAGGAAGACCTGGATCTTCTGGCAGCTCTGGCCGTGCCGATCGCCGCGGCCGTCGAGAACGACCGGCTGCTGCACGAGCAGGCCTCCTGGGCCGCGGCGGCCGAGATTCAGCGCGCCCTGCTGCCTCGGTCGCGCCCTGAGATCCCCGGCTATACCTTCTGGGAGTTCTACCGGACGGCCCAGGACGTCGGCGGCGATCTGTACGACTACGTGCGCGTGGAAGATCCCGACGCTTCGCCGGAGGCGCCCTCGCGATGGTGCGTCAGTCTGGGGGACGTCGCCGGACACGGCATGCCGGCGGCGATCCTCATGGCCGGCGCCTGCCCCGAGGTTCGGCTGCTCGCCCGCGCAGGATTTCCGCCGGACGAGGTCCTTCCGTACGTCAACAAGAGTTGCTGCGATTCCGGCGTCGCCAACCGCTTCATCACGATGCTCATGGCCGAGGTCGACCCGGCGACCCACCGGTTGACGCTCGCCTCGGCCGGCCACCCCGCGCCTCTGGTCCGCCGCGCCGACGGTCGGATCGAGGCCCTGGAATGCCCCGGCTCCGGCCCTCCCCTGGGCGTCGATCGAAATGCGTCGTATTCGCCGTCGTTGTACGACCTGGCGCCCGGCGAGGTCGTCGTGCTGTACTCGGACGGGCTGGTCGACGCCGTCGATGAATCGGGCGGCGCGCTCGGGGCGGAACGTCTCCGAAACACCCTCGCCCGGACGACCGGCGGCGCGGAGGAGGTCGGCGAGGCCATCTTGCGCACCCTGGGCCGCCACCTGAAGGATCGACCGCCGCTCGACGACGTCACGATCGTCTGCTTCGGCCGCCATGCCGAAGAACCCTGA
- a CDS encoding S9 family peptidase: protein MPRVSTFMLSVLLAFANLVSAQEPTLPVPESIRAEGLPAIPQSIASALNRYQNIRSASFQGWDEGAARSMYITTRFADTMQVHHVASPGGARRQLTFSPERVLGVSPRPKRGQFLFTMDEGGAENYQYFLLGREGGVPVRLTDGKSRHESVKWSPSGEVLAWSGNARNGKDMDLYLASPADSAFKRMLKEVSGQWNVADWSPDGKAVVAEEYISINESYLHVVDVATGAVRTITPKPLAGEPKVAVSGARWSKDGKSIFYATDRGAEFRRLAIYDLATGVESILSAVIPWDVEEFDLSDDGKYLLAVMNEDGFSVLHLFGGADGRTIGRVVHPPGQIGGLEFRPGSHDVGFTLATSQTSSDAFSTNVDDGGAMPARWTESETGGLDASTFVSPELIRFPTFDGKAIPAFVYKPSKPSTGPRPVLIQIHGGPESQFRPGFLGRTNYLINELGIVVIAPNVRGSDGYGKSYLQLDNGFLREDSVKDIGALLDWIAAQPDLDKTRVAVAGGSYGGFMSLAVQTTYNDRIKCGIDVVGISNFVTFLENTQGYRRDLRRAEYGDERDPKMREFLERVSPLNHAGHIKTPIMVVQGANDPRVPLSESEQLVAAVKKNGVPVWYVVGKNEGHGFAKKPNQDFQQAVEVLFLKTYLLGQGSRAS from the coding sequence ATGCCGCGCGTCTCGACGTTCATGCTCTCCGTCCTGCTGGCGTTCGCGAATCTCGTCTCGGCCCAGGAACCGACGCTTCCCGTGCCCGAATCGATCCGCGCCGAAGGTCTTCCGGCCATCCCTCAGTCGATCGCCTCGGCGCTGAACCGCTACCAGAACATCCGGTCGGCGAGCTTCCAGGGTTGGGACGAGGGCGCCGCTCGGTCGATGTACATCACCACCCGGTTCGCCGACACGATGCAGGTCCACCACGTCGCCTCACCGGGCGGGGCGCGTCGGCAATTGACCTTCTCTCCCGAGCGTGTGCTGGGTGTGTCGCCGCGGCCGAAGCGAGGGCAATTCCTCTTCACGATGGACGAAGGGGGCGCGGAGAACTACCAGTACTTCCTCCTCGGTCGAGAGGGGGGCGTGCCTGTTCGCCTGACCGACGGCAAGAGCCGTCACGAATCGGTGAAGTGGTCTCCCTCGGGCGAGGTGCTGGCCTGGAGCGGCAACGCCCGAAACGGGAAGGACATGGACCTCTACCTGGCCTCGCCGGCCGATTCTGCGTTCAAAAGGATGCTCAAGGAGGTCTCCGGCCAGTGGAACGTCGCGGACTGGTCGCCTGACGGCAAGGCGGTCGTCGCCGAGGAATACATCTCGATCAACGAGTCGTACCTTCACGTCGTCGACGTCGCGACCGGCGCTGTCCGCACCATCACGCCGAAGCCCCTCGCCGGAGAGCCGAAGGTGGCAGTCTCCGGCGCGCGATGGTCGAAGGATGGGAAGTCGATCTTCTACGCCACCGATCGAGGCGCTGAGTTCCGCCGTCTGGCCATCTACGATCTGGCGACGGGCGTTGAGTCGATCCTCTCGGCCGTCATCCCCTGGGACGTTGAGGAGTTCGACCTCTCGGACGACGGCAAGTATCTCCTGGCCGTGATGAACGAGGACGGATTCAGCGTCCTCCACCTGTTCGGTGGAGCCGACGGGCGAACCATCGGCCGCGTCGTTCACCCGCCTGGTCAGATCGGTGGTCTGGAATTCCGCCCCGGCTCTCACGACGTCGGATTCACGCTCGCCACGTCGCAGACGTCCTCGGACGCCTTCTCGACGAATGTGGACGACGGAGGCGCCATGCCCGCCCGCTGGACCGAGAGCGAGACCGGCGGACTCGACGCGTCCACGTTCGTTTCGCCCGAACTGATCCGGTTCCCGACCTTCGACGGCAAGGCGATCCCGGCCTTCGTTTACAAGCCGTCGAAGCCGTCGACCGGTCCTCGGCCGGTGCTGATCCAGATCCACGGCGGGCCCGAGAGCCAGTTCCGCCCCGGATTCCTGGGGCGGACGAACTACCTCATCAACGAGCTGGGGATCGTCGTGATCGCCCCGAACGTCCGGGGGTCGGACGGCTATGGGAAGTCGTATCTCCAACTGGACAACGGGTTCCTACGCGAGGATTCGGTCAAGGACATCGGGGCCTTGCTCGACTGGATCGCCGCTCAGCCCGACCTGGACAAGACGCGCGTGGCTGTCGCCGGCGGTTCGTACGGCGGGTTCATGTCGCTGGCCGTGCAGACGACTTACAACGACCGGATCAAGTGTGGGATCGACGTCGTCGGCATCTCGAACTTCGTGACGTTCCTCGAGAACACGCAGGGCTACCGCCGCGACCTTCGGCGGGCCGAGTACGGCGACGAGCGCGACCCCAAGATGCGCGAGTTTTTGGAACGAGTTTCGCCTCTCAACCACGCGGGTCATATCAAGACTCCGATCATGGTCGTCCAGGGGGCTAACGACCCCCGCGTACCGTTGTCGGAATCCGAACAACTCGTCGCGGCGGTGAAGAAGAACGGCGTGCCGGTGTGGTACGTCGTGGGGAAGAACGAGGGCCACGGCTTCGCCAAGAAGCCGAACCAGGACTTCCAGCAGGCTGTGGAGGTCCTCTTCCTGAAGACCTATTTGCTGGGGCAGGGGAGTCGGGCGAGCTGA